The DNA window CCTTTTCTGGGCAAAGCCAGGTTCTGGAGTTTCTTGTCAGGGCTTTTAAaagactgggactgaggctggaCAGGACCAATAATGCTGGCCACTCTGCCATTGAAGTTGCCAACTTCTTTGGACACAACCAGTGTGTCCAGATTCTGAACTTTCCCTGCAGGAGGAGTGTTGGCACAGATGAGCCACTTGTTGCGAGTACCACTCAGGAGGGAGAGTGCCGTCTGCCCCGCAGGCTCCCCAGGCATGTTCTGGAGAGGTTCTCTAAACAGTTAAATAATGAAGATCAATTGCCTGGGGTATTTCAGAGACAGCTGAAAATTGGTGATGGCAACAAAGTGTGGAACCGCTTCAGATGTCCCAGGAGCCAGTCTCAAGAGGAAAACCATCGCCACAGCTGGGCTCTGCCTCTTCAGCTTGAGAAAATCCAAAGTGAGGGGGATCACAGCATTCTCTTCACTGGCAAGCAACAGCAAAACTGCCAGCTTAGTGAGCTAAGGGGGGCTAAAACACTGAACGCTCTTCCTGAGACAAGCCAGAAAGATGTCAACCGAGACACTCGACTCCCAGAGCAAGCACCAGAGAGTTTTCCTCTCTGGGGGAAAGCAAAGTCATTTAACCTGGACCTTcagagcagcagaaagcagTCCTATCAGGGTGATGTGCGTGACATGAGCCTGTCAGCCAGCAAATTAAAGAGAGCCTCACTACAGGATGAGAGATGCCTGATAGACAAGATGGACTGTCATGGGAACACCCAGGGCTTGACAAACGATGCTGACAGAATTGTCTCAGTGCCAAAACCGCTTTTAAACAGCAAGAATCAGCCTGTAATGGCACTGGAGGAGAATGTCAAATCTAAGAATGAAGAGGCTAATAACATGGCTTCACTGAGcagaagagagcagcagaagagggGTAGCCTTGGCCTGACTGCCAGACACAACAAGCTACTTCCTGCCAGGGGAGAAATTGAGTCAGGAAAGCTCCCAAACCATACCCCGGGGTTCACGGGCCTGGGGACCAGACTGCTGCGGCGATTCACTGCACCTGAGTTTATGAGGATGGTGATAGACTGCTCATCAGGCTCCTCAAATGGCAGAGGTCGGATGTCCCGCTCCGAAACCTTTCCTTTCTCACACACGCATCAGCAGGTCAACAGTCAGCCAAGCGTtgacagcatcagtgcagtgaagTGCGAGTTTGAAAGCTACCCGTCTCAGTCCACCCTCAACTAGAATAACTGCAGAACTGGCTTGTAGTAGATGTTTTAACAGCATTTAAACTTCTGGTACTTGCTTGCAGATAGAGCCTGTATACTGAGAGAAGTAATGATTCCTTGCTTTTGTTGCAGCTCGTTCGTTTTTCAATACTTACTAATGAAAGGGGGGAATTTAAAGCTAATTGTTCAGTTGCATAAAGCTGAGTGCAATTTTGTTAATTCATATTTGAAAGCATTTATAAATTCACATGATCTCAGTCTGTGAGCTactgaaaattattattttgtttcacaTATATAAGATTTGTATTACCTGGAATCGAATGTATTTGATATTGCTTCTGtgtttataagaaaaaaaagaagtatttCGCCTAAATATTCAGTGACCGTGCACTGTATGGTTCATGCTAaatatgtaataaatattttaaaagaccAGCACATTCAGCCTGTATTTATGCATGTGCGAAAGGGAGTCAAAATGACTTTAGTGAATACCGATTCAgtatgcatcatttattgatttatacaaaattaaaatgtgtaattCTCTTTTTCATGAATGCTTCACACAGAAATAGAAATACATGAAACGTGTCAACATGTATCTGTGTCAAAATACAAAGACTATGTGCAAAGTGTTTTTTCAGCAGGTTGATGTCCTGCAGCATCACATGCCAGGCCTGTGTGCTTTATCTAGgcaaacaaatgcaaatacagtcacacacatctTCTTCAGGAGcaacacgcaaacacacacacacacgtcttatGATTTTTAAAACTTGTCACAATACAAAGATTTGAATGACACATTCATACTTTGCGTGCgtgcacgcgcgcgcacacacacacacacaccacacacacacacacacacacacacacacacacacacacacacacacacacacaccaaaaaaaacaactatacAGTTAGATTTCAGTAAGAAAAGTAACATTTTGAACTCATTTCATATAATTTACTGCAGTGAATCAGCAGGTAGAAGGACCTAatattcagtatttatttacattattaatTTATCTGCTTATGCTTCAAATCCATACCTAATAATGAAACCTTATTTTCAACTTCACATCATACAAACAACCAACAATACCTTttcaaataaagaataaatataaaaaaagaaaaatatggaaTTGGTGGTTTTCCAATCGCCCGATAATAGCAGCTGGGCTTTCATCTACCCATTTGTTATGCTAATAAAGGAGAATTGTCTTTCACATCCCTGTTTGGTACATATTCAAGCATTCACATCAGGCCAGGTGTGCCTCCATTTGGCCATGCAAAGAGTGTGTATTGACAGGTTGTTGTCCAGTTTCCACTacagagtgtgagtgtgcagAGGTAACTTTATCCCTGCTTAATAATGTCACAAAGAGCTACTGTGGTTTGAGCCTAACACCAGCTTTAAAAGCTTTACACAGCTAGCAATAATGCCCACTATGAACACTATATAGAATTTTTATAGTAGCACATGTACATATAGTCATGTGGAATATAGACTTTTGCTATACGTTTGATATGCACCGTGTTGTGCTGTGTTGAATCCCACTGAATGTTAcaggaaaccattcaataatcAGATTGTACCGAGCTGAGAGGTGAGGAATTGCATGCTGCCTTTAACTCGCTCCTAAAATGCTTCTCTCATGCCCGAGACCATGCTGCATCTCTCTACCAAACTCGCCACCATTCCCATGGTAGCAAAATGCTGTCTGGGTCTGCGTCTCTGGAGCTGATAGCCCACTGGCTTGGGAGCTAGAGTTGGACCCCAGTGCTAGTCCTCTTCTGAGGCCTGGACAGGTCAGACTGAAGGTGGGTGTTGGGGACCAGGAGCCCCGTGGGGTCAGCAGCGGGACATGCGTTTGCGGTACTGCTCCACCAGTGGGACCAGGCACTGAGGTGAGCCACTCTGTAGCAGGAAGGGGTGCTCCAGCAAGTCAGTGGCGCTGGCCCTCTCTAGGGGGTCTCGAGTCAGCATTCGGTCCAGGAAGTCTTTTAGAACTGGGGAGATCTGGGCCAGAAAGAAATAGGTGCATAATATATTTTAACCCCAATAAATCACTACAGTGATGTGGTCATGTTATAACATTATATCCAGCATTTGTTGAGACATTTCAATCTTTCAACTGACTAAAAGACAGCACACGATGCTGCTAGCATGCCTAAATATACTTCATTTATCTTCAAAAAATTAGTGTACGTTAATCTGTTCTCGTACCTGACTGACATTTCGTACAGTAGGAGCTGGCTCATCCCTCAGCCTCTTCATCGCTGCTACAGGGGTTTCACTGAAGTACGGTGGCTCTCCATCCACCATCTCAACCACCATGATGCCCATCGACCATATATCAACCTGGTAAATcatcacacagacaaaaaaaaaaaaggtatctAACAGGTCTCATACTGTTGCACAGATTGCTCCTGTTGGCAATCGGTGCCACACTAGTGGTATTCATGAGAGTTGAATGTGCGCCTCCTCACTTCAGTGCCATATGGCGATTTGGATATGACCTCAGGCGCCATCCAATACGGTGTCCCCACTAGAGACTTCCTCTTAGGGATGTCCTTACTGATCTGAGCACAGAAGCCAAAGTCTGAAAGCTTGACCTGTGGGGAGCAAAAATGCTTTACTTAATGACTATcaagaaagcaaagaaagaaagaaagaaagaaagaaagaaagaaagaaagaaagaaagaaagaaagaaagaaagacagaaagaaagaaagatcataCCCTTCCGTCTAATGTGAGTAGTATGGAGTCACTTTTGATGTCTCTGTGAATGACTCCCTGTGAATGGAGATAGGCCAGAGCTTGCAGCACAGCTTCACacactgtggcaatctgctctTCGCTCAGCCTGCAGGACAACAAatgtgcgcacgcacacacacacacacacacacacacacacacacacacacacacacacacacacacacacacacacacacacacacacacacacacacacaaacacagattttaCATGAACATTTCACACTTTCCATTACTAGTTGTGACAAATCAACAGCTCTGAAAGTTGAATTTCATGAATCACTGCACATTAAAGGTAACAATAAAGAGTGCATGGTTCAAAACAACAACTCCCACACAGCAGAATGACGAATGAAACATGCCCGTTCCTCCACGATGGTGATGtgcctttaatattttttcaagTGCAACGTAAACATTTAGAGCCAAGCAGCAAAAAGCCATTTTCAAGCAGGTAACAGCAAGATAACAATTACTTTACAGAGTACGGTGTCTCCCACGCATCAGTATcataatagattaaaaaaaaaaataattaattggGTGGATTTCTTAACAGGACTTTAATCAGTCTGAAAAATTGTCTGACAGCAGAGTCCAGGCTGGAGAAACAGCATTCACAAAGAACACGTGTCCTTGATTGTTGTATCAATATACTGATTATTTTAGGCTTAGAGAAGCAGTGGCAGTGACAGCTGGCTCATTTTGTACATCATCTGGCTTGAGAGAGAAATTTTCATCTCTTTGAGTCAAGCAATCTAACCCTGAGGTCATCCTATGGAGATTGAGCCAGCCATCTGTTAGTAATATAAACCGTATAGACAGCTCAAACAAACACACCCTGATAAAATTTAACTGCTGCTGGTCAATATGTTTTCCTCCTTTTTGATGTATGCACCGCATCATCAGGGAATCAAATTTCCAGTCAAAATCGACCTTCCACATGGCATGTAACATGcacaaattaaattattttactggattattatttttctctggAGAAAAGCAGCAGACATGGTGTGCAAGAGAAGACCCAATGCACTCCTGGGATCAGCATCGATTACTCAGCAGTTGATACCACACTACCCCCTTGTGGTTGATTTAGTTATTAAAATTATAGGATATCCACATGGAATcagcaaaatacattttttggtggtggtggtggtggtggggggggtgcTCTTACCTGGTTTCAGACACAATGTTAGTTAGTGCTCCACCCTGCAGGTACTCCATGATAACCCACAGCTCCTCCTCTACCAGGGCAGACTTAAACATCTCCACCACATTTCTGTGCTGATAGTCCCTCATGATGACCACCTGCAGCACAAAACATTCATCTTAGTACTACGATCGTTAGAAATATAACCCACAGTGTAGGCTCTTATTGGTTCTCTAGCAGTAAAGTTGACTCCGCTGTTCAGCATTAGTATGGCTCTGTCATTGGAGACCGCTGCCAAGTAGAGAGAGTTCATTCAAACTCCATAATCAAACACAAGTAAAGATTGCCATGGTGATGTCATAAGCGTTACTTTTTTGCCTCCAAAGGATAGATGTGCATAAAAATGGACACTATGATAACACCCAATTGTGTGTCAACTGCCTTTTTGAAGCTTCTTGCTTTTTGCAGCcagaaatgaccatatttgaaTACAAGTTATCAGGTAACCTTAGTAAGCCAGTGGTTAATGttaagtaataaaaataaattattagacttttcttttttgtatttaacCACACAGCAAGCAAAACCGTcaaataactgcattaaaaatgttcagGCACTGCTATGAAAGGGAACGTTAGCTCTAGAGAccaaatctgttttgttttgccagGCTGTAAACACTCTCCTACTTTAAAGTTTTGATGTTCACATGGGTATCTGTAGGGACTGGCCTTTTTGgcatttaaaatgaagccactgaCTTCGCTTTAAGCTCTGATTGCTCCAGAGCTACAGGAAATATTGTTGAATTGAACTGTTTTTGAAAGActacacaacaaagaacagagataTGTTGCTGTAAATGACTCTCTTTGCATTTTAGAGATACTTGCATTTGTATGTTGAATAATTTTTTGGTACCTCATTAAAGAGTAACTCTCGCCTCTGCTGCCGCCGCAGGTCCATCATCTTTACCGCCACTTGCCGGCCGCTGTGCTTCTCTGTCGCGATACACACCACCCCTGTTGAGCCCTCTCCGATCttcacaaagttttccagatAAGAGCGTGGATCGCCCTTGTCCACCACCATCTGTAGGGCCGCCTTGAACTGTTCGTGTGTCACTTTAGGTGGGTCGGGTGGCGGTCTGGGTGAGGGATGTTGTGGGGGTCTAAAGGCGGGAGAGCAGGTGCCTGGAGGACTGGTGGCTAGTGAGCCTGTAGGGGAAGGTCGAGGTTGGGAAGGGCTGTCCTGTCGGGGATAAGGAGGATTGGGGCAACCAGAGTGCCTGAGAAAAGGGTCTGGTCCACTGGGCCTCAATCCCATATTGGGAGACAGACCCAAGGTGTAGCTAGCTGAGGAGCGAACAGTCCGCTGGGGTCTGATGCCTCCCACAAGAGGACTGCTGGTGCCAGTGGGTAGGAAACCAGAGTGGTACCTCACTGCTGATTCTCCCTGCAGAATAACAGAAAAAGGGTGAGGTAAATTAAGAGGGAGCTTGGCCACCTGTCTAGGGCTCATGACCCACTTTAAAACTGAACGTAAATCAGGTTCTTCACTTTCCCTCCACATCCACTTCACCTGATATGACCCatgtaaagatgtttttttatgGTCCCAAGTGTCCTGCAAAAATCTTGGCAAACACATCTTCTTTCAACATTTACAACCCCACTGGCACCATAAAcccacatttcatttttttttaactctagaATTAAAGCCAATATTCAAACTCAGAACTTTAATCCCCTTTAGTGAAAAGCCAATCAATAAGCTGCCTCACTAAAGTTCCACAGCCTAAGCATTAACATGATCCCTGATGACTtcttgacaaaaaataaacttttatttaatgtattcAGAGCTCATACAGAAACATGCTGAGTAATAAAAAATGATGTACATAGTATTAGAAATATGCATATATTGTATATTCTATAAATAATGTATTATCAGTGCACTTAATCACTGCAAAGGCTTACTTTCAGGTCATAGGAAGAGAACGGCCTCCCTGGGCTGTTCTGTTGGTGCATGTACATTGGTAGATTGGGCCGGAGCTCTGTGGTGACTGTGCCTTGATCTCCATGGGGTGGCTGTATGGTCATAGCAGGGCTGTAGAAACAAGCTACAGGTCTTTGATTTGGTGGCATTCCCCTGGGCAGCTGGAAATCTCTCTTCCATATCACTCTCTCCTGAGGACTGCCCACCTCACTGCTCATATAAGCCCCTTGACTTGGCATCTGGATGTTCTGGGACTGAGCAGGATGTGACGGGCCCTCCAGGGAGCTGACCCCGACTTCATAGGTGGATGTGGCCTTGGGCAAAATCCCATTAGGCTGCAGAGTGATGCTCTTCTTCATGCCCAAGTAAGGGGTGTTGGTCTCACTGTGGATGTTCCTGGCCTTATCCCTCCACTGTTCCTGACCTgcatcctcctcatcatcatcatcatcatcatcctgggTCAGACCCTCATACTGGTAAGTGTCCGCCTCGTTCACCTCCCCCAGCCTTCCCAGAGATTGGGCCCTCTTCCTGGCTGAGGGGCTGCTCTTCCGCAAAGAGTTGGAACTGGTCACAGACAGACGGTTCATATCATTGATCATGGCTGCGATGTAGTCTCCGTGT is part of the Archocentrus centrarchus isolate MPI-CPG fArcCen1 chromosome 22, fArcCen1, whole genome shotgun sequence genome and encodes:
- the pak6 gene encoding serine/threonine-protein kinase PAK 6 — its product is MFRKKKKKRPEISAPKNFEHRVHTSFDAKRGCFVGLPTQWQSLIENLRRPKPMVDPSRITEVELRPKKTIVRGSMIGHGDYIAAMINDMNRLSVTSSNSLRKSSPSARKRAQSLGRLGEVNEADTYQYEGLTQDDDDDDDEEDAGQEQWRDKARNIHSETNTPYLGMKKSITLQPNGILPKATSTYEVGVSSLEGPSHPAQSQNIQMPSQGAYMSSEVGSPQERVIWKRDFQLPRGMPPNQRPVACFYSPAMTIQPPHGDQGTVTTELRPNLPMYMHQQNSPGRPFSSYDLKGESAVRYHSGFLPTGTSSPLVGGIRPQRTVRSSASYTLGLSPNMGLRPSGPDPFLRHSGCPNPPYPRQDSPSQPRPSPTGSLATSPPGTCSPAFRPPQHPSPRPPPDPPKVTHEQFKAALQMVVDKGDPRSYLENFVKIGEGSTGVVCIATEKHSGRQVAVKMMDLRRQQRRELLFNEVVIMRDYQHRNVVEMFKSALVEEELWVIMEYLQGGALTNIVSETRLSEEQIATVCEAVLQALAYLHSQGVIHRDIKSDSILLTLDGRVKLSDFGFCAQISKDIPKRKSLVGTPYWMAPEVISKSPYGTEVDIWSMGIMVVEMVDGEPPYFSETPVAAMKRLRDEPAPTVRNVSQISPVLKDFLDRMLTRDPLERASATDLLEHPFLLQSGSPQCLVPLVEQYRKRMSRC